The proteins below come from a single Camelus bactrianus isolate YW-2024 breed Bactrian camel chromosome 2, ASM4877302v1, whole genome shotgun sequence genomic window:
- the OSTC gene encoding oligosaccharyltransferase complex subunit OSTC codes for MESLYRIPFLVLECPNLKLKKPPWVHMPSAMTVYALVVVSYFLITGGIIYDVIVEPPSVGSMTDEHGHQRPVAFLAYRVNGQYIMEGLASSFLFTMGGLGFIILDRSNAPNIPKLNRFLLLFIGFVCVLLSFFMARVFMRMKLPGYLMG; via the exons ATGGAGAGTTTGTACCGAATCCCGTTCTTAGTGCTCGAATGCCCCAACCTGAAGCTGAAGAAGCCGCCCTGGGTGCACATGCCGTCGGCCATGACGGTGTACGCTCTGGTGGTGGTGTCTTACTTCCTCATCACCGGAG GAATAATTTATGATGTTATTGTCGAACCTCCAAGTGTTGGCTCTATGACGGACGAACATGGGCATCAGAGACCAGTAGCTTTCTTGGCCTACAG AGTGAATGGACAGTATATTATGGAAGGACTCGCATCCAGCTTCCTGTTTACAATGGGAGGTTTAGGTTTCATAATCCTGGACCGATCCAATGCACCAAACATTCCAAAACTCAATAGATTTCTTCTTCTATTCATTGGATTCGTCTGTGTCCTATTGAGTTTTTTCATGGCTAGAGTATTCATGAGAATGAAACTGCC GGGCTATCTGATGGGTTAG
- the RPL34 gene encoding large ribosomal subunit protein eL34: MVQRLTYRRRLSYNTASNKTRLSRTPGNRIVYLYTKKVGKAPKSACGVCPGRLRGVRAVRPKVLMRLSKTKKHVSRAYGGSMCAKCVRDRIKRAFLIEEQKIVVKVLKAQAQSQKAK; this comes from the exons ATGGTCCAGCGTTTGACATACCGTCGTAGGCTGTCCTACAATACAGCCTCTAACAAAACTAGGCT GTCCCGAACCCCTGGTAATAGAATTGTTTACCTTTATACCAAGAAAGTTGGGAAAGCACCAAAATCTGCATGTGGCGTGTGCCCAGGCCGACTTCGAGGA GTTCGCGCTGTGAGACCTAAAGTTCTCATGAGACtgtctaaaacaaaaaaacatgtcAGCCGGGCTTATGGTGGTTCCATGTGTGCTAAATGTGTCCGTGACAG gaTCAAGCGTGCTTTCCTTATTGAAGAGCAGAAAATCGTTGTGAAAGTATTGAAAGCACAAGCACAGAgtcaaaaagctaaataa